In Nymphaea colorata isolate Beijing-Zhang1983 unplaced genomic scaffold, ASM883128v2 scaffold0251, whole genome shotgun sequence, the genomic stretch ccaacccaaccccaaccccaacccaaccccaaccccaaccccaaccccaaccccaaccccaaccccaaccccaaaaaatattttatgaattccGTATACGAAAAGCCAATAATATAATCCTCGCAGAATAGATTGGAATTAATCATAACCCCCTAAGAACGCCTGTGATTCTGCTATCGGCAGCTTCGACCGTCGGAGGAACTTGGTGCTAGTTATGAATAATTAGATGTGTTGTGGGAATAcattgatcagatggctctTGCGAATCCGACTCTGTTGCCAGCGTAGTCGAAGTGGGTGTAGAAGGTCTTGATGAAGCTGTCGCCAACGATGAAGGCCTCTCCGAGCTGGGGGGGAAGGTCGAGGCCTATCAAGCCCACAATGCAGACGGACTTTCCTCCTTGGTCGACCTCGAGGATGTAGTCCTTTCCGGTGAGGGTGTACTTGTCGCCGCCGATGACGAAGTCAAGAGTGGGCAGGTTGGGGACCTGGGCGCAATCGACTTGCTTCTGCTTTCCACTGCCGAATGCCTTGGTCATGTTATCGATGACCTTGGTGGGGCCAACGATGACGGATGTTCCAGTGTCGACGATGCCGAGGAGGTTGTTGCCGACCTTGTAGCTGGTTCCGTTGAAGATGATGTCGTCCATGGCGATCGACCAGTAGTTGTCCATCTTCAGAGTGTAGTACTTGAAAGATCCAGTGTAGTACTTGGGGTTGACGCCGCCGAGGACCAAGGCAGAGCCGTTCTGGCCTGCAACTTTGGTCAAGTAGAAGGAGAAGGAGTTAGACTCAACCTTGCCCTGCTGGAAGAGCAGGTCGAAGATCAGCGGCAGGCCGTTGACGGAAATAGCAGGCCAAGCCATGCCGAGAATGCCGTCGAACTTGGAAGCGAGGAAGCTGACGCCGTGCAGCTGGGTGATTTGGGCGAAGAGAGACTTTTTAGCCTCGAGACCAGCAACCCAAGTGGAGTCCTGACCAACGAATCCAGAGACTGCACCTGAACCATAGGTAATGTTGAAGTGGGTTCCGTTATAGACGTAGGTGCTGCTCTTGGAGGAATCGAAGTATTTGTGGAGATAGCAGGCGGGGGACAGTCTGCACTCCTTGGAGGGCACCCAGAGGTTGGAGGATCCAGTGTCGAAAACCACTC encodes the following:
- the LOC116268392 gene encoding uncharacterized protein LOC116268392 — translated: MKAEAPRPSSESDKMMFDEYSDIQDGIDMSILYWKSVKIKLNDKLFFKIADLVILVAVALCLASVVAIHELPMEHRKRTPRESKMLLEYMSRGPLMTRVNKLLAKIFPSELTPNIYAYPEVKILNYLDAQYYGLSPACYLHKYFDSSKSSTYVYNGTHFNITYGSGAVSGFVGQDSTWVAGLEAKKSLFAQITQLHGVSFLASKFDGILGMAWPAISVNGLPLIFDLLFQQGKVESNSFSFYLTKVAGQNGSALVLGGVNPKYYTGSFKYYTLKMDNYWSIAMDDIIFNGTSYKVGNNLLGIVDTGTSVIVGPTKVIDNMTKAFGSGKQKQVDCAQVPNLPTLDFVIGGDKYTLTGKDYILEVDQGGKSVCIVGLIGLDLPPQLGEAFIVGDSFIKTFYTHFDYAGNRVGFARAI